One Solanum lycopersicum chromosome 2, SLM_r2.1 genomic region harbors:
- the LOC138342037 gene encoding uncharacterized protein: MANRLRDFTRMNPPIFTGSKNAEDPQEFVDEVRYFPLYLTTRMRWVLKFVKLSMYVTLLVSNSRDEKSRFLIRNNGNLEIKCRTAMLHDNMDLSRLMVHVQQVEDSSKKRVILYSKRPKPQDQEGPNYGGHKKNFGVREQPRFKKRQQSSGNSNFQMSTKPREGRPEPKKSNGGEMQHPIEECNKCGRAYSSGHMVRDYQQNRGQVGGNAQPRPNPEGAAASKPPNRNRFYALKDGEE, translated from the exons ATGGCTAATAGGCTgagagacttcacgaggatgaatcctcctatattcaCAGGGTCTAAGAATGCAGAGGATCCTCAggagtttgtggatgag GTACGCTACTTTCCGTTGTATCTAACAACAAGGATGAGATGGGTACTGAAGTTTGTCAAACTATCCATGTATGTTACTTTACTTGTATCTAACAGTAGGGATGAGAAGAGCAGGTTCCTCATAAGAAATAACGGAAATCTTGAGATAAAGTGTCGGACTGCAATGCTccatgataacatggacctctccaggttgatggtgcatgtccagCAAGTAGAGGATAGCAGCAAGAAGAGGGTCATTCTTTATTCTAAGAGGCCTAAGCCTCAAGATCAGGAAGGTCCCAACTATGGAggccacaaaaaaaattttggcGTTCGTGAGCAGCCCAGGTTCAAAAAGAGGCAACAGAGTTCTGGGAACTCTAATTTTCAGATGAGTACAAAACCTAGAGAGGGAAGGCCTGAGCCCAAGAAGagcaatggaggtgagatgcagcaTCCCATAGAGGAATGTAATAAGTGTGGTCGTGCTTACAGT AGTGGGCACATGGTTAGAGACTACCAACAGAACAGAGGTCAGGTtggaggtaatgctcagcctaggcctaatcCAGAGGGTGCAGCAGCATCAAAGCCTCCTAATAGGAATAGGTTCTATGCCCTGAAGGACGGGGAGGAGTAG
- the LOC138342039 gene encoding uncharacterized protein yields the protein MEMECWSAMLHDNMDLSRLMVHVQQVEERRKKRGVRDARRPKPQDQAGPNHAGHRNNFGIREQPRFKKRHGTIACFGGGKICHIVRDCPRVRGQAGDNAHPRPNPKGAAAAEPPKRNMFCALKGREEQKKSAYLVTGMLQVFSTSVYALLDPWFALYLVTLFLALTFKILPEVSHDPLVVVMLLGENVRTDRVYNDCPIIVSGKTMCAYLVELPRHDFDVILGMDWLHSCYACLDCCSTVLRFRFPDEED from the exons ATGGAGATGGAGTGTTGGtctgcgatgctccatgataacatggacctctcaaggttgatggtgcatgtccaACAAGTAGAGGAAAGACGCAAGAAGAGGGGCGTTCGTGATGCTAGGAGGCCTAAgcctcaagatcaggcaggTCCCAACCATGCAGGCCACAGAAATAATTTTGGCATCCGTGAGCAGCCCAGGTTCAAAAAGAG ACACGGCACTATAGCCTGCTTCGGTGGCGGTAAGATTTGCCACATTGTTAGAGACTGCCCACGTGTAAGAGGTCAGGCTGGAGATAATGCTCATCCTAGGCCTAATCCAAAGGGTGCAGCAGCAGCCGAGCCTCCTAAAAGGAACATGTTCTGTGCCCTGAAGGGAAGGGAAGAGCAGAAGAAGTCCGCTTATttggtcacaggtatgctgcaagttttctcaacttctgtttatgctttacttgatccatgGTTTGCGCTTTACTTAGTAACTCTTTTTCTTGCTCTCACTTTTAAGATATTACCTGAAGTTTCACATGATCCTTTAGTGGTTGTTATGTtgttaggagaaaatgtaagaactgataGGGTATACAATGATTGCCCAATAATTGTaagtggtaagactatgtgtgcatatttggttgagttaccaaggcatgattttgatgttattcttgggaTGGACTGGCTTCATAGTTGTTATGCTTGCCTGGATTGCTGTAGTACAGTTCTTCGATTTCGTTTCCCTGATGAAGAAGACTAG